Proteins encoded by one window of Mercenaria mercenaria strain notata chromosome 4, MADL_Memer_1, whole genome shotgun sequence:
- the LOC123551913 gene encoding protein phosphatase 1 regulatory subunit 32-like isoform X1 produces MPLPKGTRTAHIQASHGPDSNMMKFYITQNSSTYGKHFANFKPRPGRHSGTGYLSNFRPGVYYNNRLDQQDNPALARICTQNYRSVTSIDFQSYKEHQGNEPLPFNTHQVGSGFVRQKPITFPLESEAKGVFIDTRAASAPANILPKSKPLLHSLRAKDPVELENSGYGPKYMLSETKQRFLGPQPERNGVSYYHVDTSGKTVGPKEYSGYVHAYNDEPITFIPGNPHNNERPGWATMRPTGPSIMKTSFQPSSYPKGDEPFSTVSHGSDRGSGFVREKSKPLYVHRVMGDAYDKAGDVPQLRLERTQKKDPTEYFNMQHPNNHSSIIMDTYKGQQRPTETECDRLGRTASGSQELSGYSENNDRFVATDDNPKRFVTHYMTRFRDRTEVGVDREGHCRGGLQDQKPDGFTKSTSVHSYGPEIQSTETLRRLHPYVARSLQARDVFFDDHTYDSKLHSSQQQPVAAMS; encoded by the exons ATGCCGCTACCTAAAGGCACACGGACGGCACATATACAGGCCAGTCATGGCCCAGACAGCAATATGATGAAATTCTACATAACACAAAATTCTTCTACATATGGAAAACATTTTGCGAACTTTAAACCAAGGCCAGGTCGTCATTCAGGAACTGGCTACCTATCAAATTTCCGACCAGGTGTATATTACAATAACAGATTAGACCAGCAGGACAATCCAGCTTTAGC ACGTATATGTACACAGAATTACCGTAGCGTAACCAGTATAGATTTCCAATCCTACAAGGAACATCAAGGCAATGAACCTTTGCCGTTTAACACTCACCAAGTAGGATCTGGATTTGTCCGACAAAAACCAATTACATTTCCCCTTGAAAGTGAG GCAAAGGGTGTGTTCATTGATACAAGGGCTGCATCAGCCCCTGCCAATATATTACCAAAGTCTAAACCCCTGCTGCACTCTCTCAGAGCCAAAGATCCAGTAGAACTTGAGAACAGTGGTTAT GGTCCGAAGTACATGTTATCAGAGACAAAACAGAGGTTTCTGGGACCCCAGCCTGAGAGAA ATGGTGTAAGCTATTACCATG tGGACACGTCAGGGAAGACAGTTGGACCTAAAGAATATTCAGGCTATGTTCATGCTTATAATGATGAACCAATAACATTTATCCCTGGAAACCCACACAACAATGAAAGACCA GGATGGGCCACAATGAGACCGACTGGTCCCAGCATCATGAAAACTAGTTTCCAACCTTCTTCATATCCAAAG GGTGATGAACCATTCTCGACAGTATCCCATGGCTCTGATCGTGGGTCTGGTTTCGTACGGGAGAAATCAAAGCCATTGTATGTACATAGAGTGATGGGGGATGCTTATGACAAAGCGGGAGATGTACCACAGCTACGTCTCGAAAGAACACAGAAAAAAGATCCAACAGAATACTTCAATATGCAACACCCTAACAATCATTCTAG TATTATAATGGACACGTACAAGGGTCAGCAGCGACCCACAGAGACAGAGTGTGACCGTTTAGGTCGTACAGCCTCCGGAAGCCAGGAATTGTCAGGATACAGTGAGAACAATGACAGATTTGTAGCCACTGACGACAACCCTAAACGATTTGTTACACACTATATGACCAG atttagaGATCGCACAGAGGTAGGTGTGGATCGTGAAGGACATTGCCGCGGAGGTTTACAGGATCAGAAACCAGACGGCTTTACAAAGAGCACATCTGTTCATTCTTATGGACCAGAAATACAGTCAACAGAAACTCTTAGAAGACTTCATCCATATGTAGCAAG GAGTTTACAAGCAAGGGACGTGTTTTTCGATGACCATACGTATGACAGCAAATTACACAGTTCCCAGCAGCAGCCAGTAGCCGCCATGTCATAG
- the LOC123551913 gene encoding protein phosphatase 1 regulatory subunit 32-like isoform X2, whose translation MPLPKGTRTAHIQASHGPDSNMMKFYITQNSSTYGKHFANFKPRPGRHSGTGYLSNFRPGVYYNNRLDQQDNPALARICTQNYRSVTSIDFQSYKEHQGNEPLPFNTHQVGSGFVRQKPITFPLESEAKGVFIDTRAASAPANILPKSKPLLHSLRAKDPVELENSGYGPKYMLSETKQRFLGPQPERMDTSGKTVGPKEYSGYVHAYNDEPITFIPGNPHNNERPGWATMRPTGPSIMKTSFQPSSYPKGDEPFSTVSHGSDRGSGFVREKSKPLYVHRVMGDAYDKAGDVPQLRLERTQKKDPTEYFNMQHPNNHSSIIMDTYKGQQRPTETECDRLGRTASGSQELSGYSENNDRFVATDDNPKRFVTHYMTRFRDRTEVGVDREGHCRGGLQDQKPDGFTKSTSVHSYGPEIQSTETLRRLHPYVARSLQARDVFFDDHTYDSKLHSSQQQPVAAMS comes from the exons ATGCCGCTACCTAAAGGCACACGGACGGCACATATACAGGCCAGTCATGGCCCAGACAGCAATATGATGAAATTCTACATAACACAAAATTCTTCTACATATGGAAAACATTTTGCGAACTTTAAACCAAGGCCAGGTCGTCATTCAGGAACTGGCTACCTATCAAATTTCCGACCAGGTGTATATTACAATAACAGATTAGACCAGCAGGACAATCCAGCTTTAGC ACGTATATGTACACAGAATTACCGTAGCGTAACCAGTATAGATTTCCAATCCTACAAGGAACATCAAGGCAATGAACCTTTGCCGTTTAACACTCACCAAGTAGGATCTGGATTTGTCCGACAAAAACCAATTACATTTCCCCTTGAAAGTGAG GCAAAGGGTGTGTTCATTGATACAAGGGCTGCATCAGCCCCTGCCAATATATTACCAAAGTCTAAACCCCTGCTGCACTCTCTCAGAGCCAAAGATCCAGTAGAACTTGAGAACAGTGGTTAT GGTCCGAAGTACATGTTATCAGAGACAAAACAGAGGTTTCTGGGACCCCAGCCTGAGAGAA tGGACACGTCAGGGAAGACAGTTGGACCTAAAGAATATTCAGGCTATGTTCATGCTTATAATGATGAACCAATAACATTTATCCCTGGAAACCCACACAACAATGAAAGACCA GGATGGGCCACAATGAGACCGACTGGTCCCAGCATCATGAAAACTAGTTTCCAACCTTCTTCATATCCAAAG GGTGATGAACCATTCTCGACAGTATCCCATGGCTCTGATCGTGGGTCTGGTTTCGTACGGGAGAAATCAAAGCCATTGTATGTACATAGAGTGATGGGGGATGCTTATGACAAAGCGGGAGATGTACCACAGCTACGTCTCGAAAGAACACAGAAAAAAGATCCAACAGAATACTTCAATATGCAACACCCTAACAATCATTCTAG TATTATAATGGACACGTACAAGGGTCAGCAGCGACCCACAGAGACAGAGTGTGACCGTTTAGGTCGTACAGCCTCCGGAAGCCAGGAATTGTCAGGATACAGTGAGAACAATGACAGATTTGTAGCCACTGACGACAACCCTAAACGATTTGTTACACACTATATGACCAG atttagaGATCGCACAGAGGTAGGTGTGGATCGTGAAGGACATTGCCGCGGAGGTTTACAGGATCAGAAACCAGACGGCTTTACAAAGAGCACATCTGTTCATTCTTATGGACCAGAAATACAGTCAACAGAAACTCTTAGAAGACTTCATCCATATGTAGCAAG GAGTTTACAAGCAAGGGACGTGTTTTTCGATGACCATACGTATGACAGCAAATTACACAGTTCCCAGCAGCAGCCAGTAGCCGCCATGTCATAG